The Gemmatimonadota bacterium genome includes a region encoding these proteins:
- a CDS encoding HD domain-containing protein: MSTGVGTAGQSGSALQAQGKELLVTLYAALQNLKLYPLENAAVQNALNELHRVVKSILQREGMLELRLAGDFLFLNDSRLRFDLSNYLLFSSLASALSRHGIGSVSMAAAVGREEWAPFLSLLLRTDEPKEDAFNRFAARLAASPAVHIRTTPERETVRVQDDEARQAAKRAYVQAVQVTREVLSDMRLGKAVNIRRVKRAIQTMVDQVLNNETSMLGMTTLRGYDEYTFTHCVNVCIFSLVLGQKLGLDKNQLYELGVAALFHDIGKTRIAPDLINKTEGLTEAERQQVQQHPTEGLLALFSMHGFAEPPYRAMLVAYEHHMKLDVSGYPRNRRPRKPTLFSRIVAVTDGFDAATSKRSYQALPWRPEDVFREMRDNTARGYDPLLVKAFVNVTGVFPVGTVVILDTYELAVVVAPNPDPQKVHQPIVRLHSDASGLPLAEPVAADLSEIDPATERPRRTIIKTTDPERYGIRVADYFV; the protein is encoded by the coding sequence GTGAGCACCGGCGTGGGGACGGCGGGGCAGAGCGGCAGCGCGCTCCAGGCCCAGGGGAAGGAGTTGCTGGTGACGCTGTACGCGGCGCTCCAGAACCTGAAGCTCTACCCGCTGGAGAACGCTGCCGTACAGAACGCGCTGAACGAGCTGCACCGCGTGGTGAAGAGCATCCTGCAGCGGGAGGGAATGCTCGAGCTGCGGCTGGCCGGGGACTTCCTCTTCCTGAACGACTCGCGGCTGCGCTTCGATCTCTCGAATTATCTGTTGTTCTCCTCGCTGGCCAGTGCGCTTTCCCGCCACGGCATCGGCTCGGTGTCCATGGCCGCGGCAGTGGGTCGCGAGGAGTGGGCGCCGTTCCTCTCGCTTCTGCTGCGCACGGACGAGCCGAAGGAGGATGCCTTCAACCGCTTTGCGGCCCGGCTGGCGGCGAGCCCGGCCGTCCATATCCGCACCACCCCGGAACGCGAAACCGTCCGTGTGCAGGACGACGAGGCCAGACAGGCCGCAAAGCGCGCCTATGTGCAGGCCGTACAGGTGACGCGCGAAGTGCTAAGCGATATGAGGCTGGGCAAGGCGGTCAATATCCGGCGAGTCAAGCGCGCCATCCAGACGATGGTCGATCAGGTGTTGAACAACGAGACATCGATGCTGGGGATGACGACGCTGCGCGGGTACGACGAGTATACGTTCACGCACTGCGTCAACGTGTGCATCTTCAGCCTGGTGCTGGGCCAGAAGCTGGGGCTGGACAAGAACCAACTCTACGAGCTGGGCGTTGCCGCTCTCTTCCACGACATTGGCAAGACGCGCATTGCTCCCGACCTGATCAACAAGACGGAGGGCCTGACGGAGGCGGAGCGGCAGCAGGTTCAGCAGCACCCGACGGAAGGGCTGCTGGCGCTGTTCTCCATGCATGGCTTTGCCGAGCCGCCTTACCGCGCCATGCTGGTGGCTTACGAGCATCACATGAAGCTGGACGTGAGCGGCTACCCCCGCAACCGCCGGCCGCGCAAGCCCACGCTGTTCAGCCGCATTGTAGCCGTGACCGATGGCTTCGATGCCGCGACCTCGAAGCGGAGCTATCAGGCGCTGCCCTGGCGGCCGGAAGACGTGTTCCGCGAGATGCGCGACAATACGGCGCGCGGCTACGACCCGCTGCTGGTCAAGGCATTCGTCAACGTCACGGGCGTTTTCCCCGTGGGCACGGTGGTCATCCTGGACACGTACGAGCTGGCCGTGGTCGTCGCGCCCAACCCGGACCCGCAGAAGGTGCACCAGCCGATTGTCAGGCTTCACTCGGACGCGAGCGGCTTGCCGCTGGCCGAGCCGGTGGCCGCCGACCTTTCCGAGATCGACCCTGCAACCGAGCGGCCGCGCCGCACCATCATCAAGACCACGGACCCCGAGCGGTATGGAATCCGGGTCGCCGACTATTTCGTCTGA
- a CDS encoding HEAT repeat domain-containing protein has product MSEASSTSGLVGAAGNAEAPSIPPAEVGELVAMLVKVARARQLYDDNNPTYQRFIENLRAAFAALLSRAGTLQFVVEEAGLRWEGNLFPAGEGRDSLSFLFYKDGIRFLTFLPGFESELDHFLELLQRARQPEQAGDDLVTLLWSEEFSGFRYSYVDLLAEGEQPRGLESGPVELPGFRGGAAQAEGAEGSEDAGPLEGWTPKQELATTGPLVPGFQETLYFLDPHELRQLEKELEAEWSRDLKADVLKALLDRLEDPIPARQREVLEILRQLLPMFLSRGELGSAAEILRELDALAARSGTLESAVRAEIDALVAQVSDPVVLRQLVQSLEDGTIQPKAQDLTIFFAHLRPTALPFLLGSAESSRVPAVREQIQVAIDRLARAQSEQVIVALASEISAVAAGAARLAGQLKLRQAVPALSSLLQRPEASLRLATVEALVALGVPDAMAALHKALSDADREVRIAAVRGLGGSGHRASSARLEQALRTREVREADLKEKIAFFEAYGALAGNASIGLLNELLNGRRLLRRRQPSDIRACAALALGRVGTPEARKALERAAAEADPVVRNAVARALRQEEAAL; this is encoded by the coding sequence CCAGCGCTTTATCGAGAATCTGCGGGCGGCGTTCGCGGCGCTGCTGTCGCGCGCAGGTACCCTGCAGTTCGTTGTGGAAGAGGCCGGCCTGCGTTGGGAAGGGAACCTGTTCCCCGCGGGGGAGGGGCGCGACAGCCTGTCCTTCCTGTTCTACAAGGACGGCATCCGCTTCCTGACATTCCTGCCCGGGTTCGAGTCCGAGCTCGATCATTTCCTGGAGCTGTTGCAGCGTGCACGACAGCCGGAACAGGCGGGCGACGACCTGGTCACGCTGCTGTGGAGCGAGGAGTTCAGCGGATTCCGTTACAGCTATGTGGATTTACTGGCGGAGGGTGAGCAGCCTCGGGGGCTCGAGAGCGGCCCCGTGGAACTGCCGGGCTTTCGCGGAGGGGCGGCGCAGGCTGAGGGAGCTGAGGGATCGGAGGATGCGGGGCCGCTCGAAGGCTGGACGCCGAAGCAGGAGCTGGCGACGACGGGTCCGCTGGTGCCCGGCTTCCAGGAGACCCTCTATTTCCTGGATCCGCACGAGCTGCGGCAACTGGAGAAGGAGCTGGAAGCGGAGTGGAGTCGGGATCTCAAGGCGGACGTGCTCAAGGCCCTGCTGGACCGGCTCGAGGATCCGATTCCGGCCCGGCAGCGCGAGGTCCTGGAGATCCTGCGCCAGCTTCTTCCCATGTTCTTGAGCCGCGGCGAGTTGGGGTCGGCCGCCGAGATCTTGCGCGAGCTGGATGCGCTGGCGGCCCGGAGCGGAACGCTGGAGAGCGCGGTCCGCGCCGAGATCGACGCGCTCGTCGCGCAGGTCAGTGACCCGGTTGTGCTGCGCCAGCTCGTGCAGTCGCTCGAGGACGGCACGATCCAGCCGAAGGCGCAGGACCTGACCATCTTCTTTGCGCACCTGCGGCCGACGGCACTGCCCTTCCTGCTAGGCTCCGCGGAGTCGAGCCGGGTCCCGGCGGTGCGCGAGCAGATCCAGGTGGCGATCGATCGACTGGCCCGGGCACAGAGCGAGCAGGTGATTGTGGCGCTGGCCTCGGAGATTTCGGCCGTGGCTGCGGGTGCGGCACGACTGGCAGGTCAGCTCAAGCTGCGGCAGGCTGTGCCCGCGCTCTCCAGCCTGCTGCAGCGGCCGGAGGCGTCACTGCGCCTGGCCACAGTCGAGGCACTGGTCGCGCTGGGCGTGCCCGATGCTATGGCCGCGTTGCACAAGGCGCTGTCGGATGCGGATCGGGAGGTACGCATTGCGGCCGTGCGCGGGTTGGGCGGCAGTGGGCATCGGGCCTCGAGCGCGCGCCTCGAGCAGGCGCTGCGCACGCGGGAGGTGAGGGAGGCCGACCTCAAGGAGAAGATCGCCTTTTTCGAGGCCTACGGCGCTCTGGCCGGCAATGCGAGTATCGGGCTCTTGAACGAGCTGCTTAATGGGCGCCGTCTGCTGCGCCGGCGCCAGCCCTCGGACATCCGGGCCTGCGCCGCGCTGGCGTTGGGGCGGGTGGGCACGCCGGAGGCGCGCAAGGCCCTCGAGCGAGCGGCGGCAGAAGCGGATCCCGTGGTGCGGAACGCCGTGGCGCGGGCGCTGCGACAGGAGGAGGCCGCCCTGTGA